GTATGGTAAAAACAAGAGTTTAAAAATCTTCAATGCTACACTTAATGGTGtaaaatcatccaattttttctcaaattactATGTTTATTTGCCAAAAGGAACTCAGGGAAATGAACCTTGCATCGTAAAATCGAGAAAAAGTAGTGGGGGTGCTCTGTAATCCATTTGAAAGTGCTTCCTGGAAAGAGAATCCATTTTGATAAAAAGCAAGTTTTTGGAAAGTAATTTTTAGGAACCCACTACTTGAGGAAGCCCATTGTGGCAAAAGCAGCTTGCTTTCAAGGTCTTCTATGCACCATGTAAAAGATAAAGATAGCACTTAAACAccagataaaaaaaattcagattttgtCATTATTATGttgtatttttatttccttattaTGTCAAATAAGGAGTCATAATTTTACATATTAGCTACTGACTTATTTGAGATTTGATATTCAAAGATGTACATTTATTCATTATGTAAATGTCATTTACCAATGACTTAAACAATGTAAAAACCTTAAGACTAATACTTTCTAGGTAAACATTCCCCAGCAAAGCTCTTCTTAACAAAGTTCCCGATTGGCATTAAGCCTGACATGCACGTTGGGTTCTTTGAACTTTAGTACATTTTGCTGCTTAATTCCACAGTGCCACAGAAGTCAGATCTTATAAAGCTTTATGCAAGAAATACAAAAACAACCTGCAGATTACAATTTGCCCCAGCAGATAAAAGCAATCCAACACATGATTTTGCACCTCTAGCCAATGCAACATGGAGAGGTATCGTATTGTGCATGTTCCTGATGTTTACATCAACTCCATCATCAAGAATTACCTAGTCAAGTATATTCACGAAAGGTATGACACGAgttaaaaattagaaatataTACTCAGTAATGTCTAAATTCAGTAAATCACAATTCGATCTCAAAATACTTGGGTCAAATGCAAGAAAGGAACAAACAACATCCACATGGACCACATGTAACTGTCACCTAGCTTGCTTACATTTTTTGTTTTACTTGAATAAAATCACGATGCATACCTTGACCAACTGAACATCATTAATCATAGCTGCAGTATGCAGAGCTGTTCTTCCATGTTGGTTGTCTTCAGCTGTTGGATCTGCTCCAGCAGCTAGCAGTATCCGTACAAGTTCTCTCCCTGCTGCTAGATACAAGCATTAATCCAGTATTACAGAACTTGCATGAGATTTTTCTTGaccaaagaagaaaatgaaaatgaacaTAACAAAATTACTTCAATTCATTTGTACCAGGTACTTAATCAAAAGAAAGGTAAATTGTAGTCTAGTTTACCAGCTTCATGTTCTTTTTTCAGGGCAGCAGCCATGCATAAAGCAGTCCCAACACGGCTTGGAATATCAATGGCATCAGCAATCTCTTCCCTGGATGCAAGCTCCACCCATCTTTTGACAATTGCTACATTCCACGTCATTATGCATAAATGCAGTGGTCTGTAAAGTAAAAAGACTTTAAATTTGCACCAGCAAATCAATAAACAATATTCTTGACATTAACATTGCAATAACATTCATCGACGTACTCAAAGATCTATTGATGCTGAATACTTATCAACATTCAGGCCTTACACCTGCTTTAACTGACTCTGTTGCATTACTTTCAACAAATTCAGTCCTATTTTAATATTCTTCTTCTTAAATGTAGAATATCAGAAAACGACTACATGTTGGCATCATAGAACCGTCTGTTGCAAATCACAAACCACACACTATAGGGATTCCAACCAGACATTTTATTCCCAATTTCTTTGCCCTTGCTAGTCTTTGTGACTCGAGAAAGCCTTCATACTCGACACCACCAGTACTTGGCTTCAATTTTGAATGATAAAACTGTCCTAACCTCAAAGCTTTTTATGCAAAAGCTATGGGTAAAGTACAACTATAAGGTAGTACGGGAAGCGGCAATCATTCAAATAAAGCCAAACACGTACAGAAACCATAGATTATTCACAGAATTCTCCTGGCAACCAGAAAAGGGTTCCTTTTAGGTTTTCTGGAAATTAAGTATATCCCTTATTGCCATGGTGAAGAATAAGTAAACTCCAGTAAGCATCTCTTTCAAGACACATGCACTATTTTGATTTAACTATCACAATTAGAATGGGAAAGACACTGATCTGCTAAGATATCATACTTAAAGTTTGAACTAATGCATTAAATCATCCTTGGATCATGACTTCAAATAAAAAACCGAAGCCAACTATCCAGCTATGATGTTTTGGCTCCTGCACATTAACAAGCACAAACCAACTAGTGGTGTGAAACATGGAATGAAAGCAAAGAAGAATCATTTCTACATACGTCAAATCTTTTGAGTTCTGAAAACTCATTGATTTACATCCTCCATTTTCCAATATCACAATAGCACACTCCGTATATTTCTTGGCAACAGCTCTATGAAGTACAGATTCACCCTCATCATCTACTGCATTTGGATTAGCCCCAGCCAATAATAACTCCTGTAATCATCCATGGAAAGATGAACCAAAACCTTGGCAATAAGCACAAAAAGCAGAAAATGTCAACGAGCAAACAACAGTCAGATGAACTTATGCGTCTTGATTTCAACATCAAGCAATGTGGGCCTATATTGAAACTATAATCTATACTGCAAAATGCACAAATTTAACGTCACAATGCATTTCTTATTCCCCTCCCTCCTACAGATAAACTTTGCTTCTTCTTTTCCACACTAGTATTATACGTAAGGCAAAGAGAAACCTACTCGCATACACTGTGGTTGGCCATGATAGGCACAAACATGGGCAACTGATGGTCCAAGGCCTTCCCTCAGTACAGATTTGACATTAGCATTCTTCTGGATGAGAGCATGGACACATTCAGGTGATCCAGCAGCTAATGCAAACACCAGCGGAGGATCACCATCTTTGTCTAGAACATCTACATTAGCCTCTTTGTACTCCAAAATTGCCTCAACAAGTTCCACACTACCCCGTCTACAAGCCAGGTGAAGAGCAGTCTGACCATCAGAATTCTGTGCTTCTAGTAAAGAACATAACAAACTACCATTCTGTCCTGATGCAGACCTGGCAAGCAACTCTCTACAGAAATTTGTAGGGGGTACAAGAATAATTAGGCAAATCTATCTCTTGATAAATTGAAGTTGAATGACAGCAAACCATGAAATTCGAAGCAAAACAAGGGAAAAGACAGTCCAAAACCAATGCaagtaataataacaatatTCATGATAAAGATTGTCATCAATTGAATTTTCTAAGAGACATAAAGAGTAAAGCGGACTAACCGGACACCATTTAGATCGCCTTCAGAGACAAGCCGGTGAAGAAGGTTAGTGTTATCTTGGTGAAGATCCAAGTCAATTAAATTAGACGATTTCATTCCATTTGCCATTGGATATTTTGCCAAGTCACTACATATCAAATTGACCATACAGATCTGAGTTGACAATAAGCTGAAATGCAATAATGCATGAGATATAGATCATAAGCACATATAACAGATAAATTAAAGAGGAATTAAAACAATATTAAAGCAAGATTATCTAGTATTGTTAAACTGCAATCATACACATAGTTTAAGTATCAACATTGACTAGATACTGGTATATAAACACATCAGAGCAAATTATAAGGGGAGACAAAAAATTTCATCCCAGAGTTCCTACTTTTCAGGGCTTGCAGGAGGACTGCAAGGTATCTCTTGCAAATGATGAAGAAATGTTGCTAACATTGCACTAAAAGTTGGTCTTCTAGATGGCCGAAACTGTAAGCATTCACCGATCATCTTCCATAATTCCCTTGGAATGCCAACACCTACAACACTTGCATATTGAGGAGGTTGCTTCCGTGCCTTCACAACTGCTCTATATATTTCCTCTGCACTTAACCCAGCCCACCTGCAGAAATAGTGTGAACGAGGAATTTCCAGCAGTCATAGCCCTTAAATTGTACACATAGTAGAAGATTAATGGCAACAGTAAAGATATTCATTGACATACGGGATAGAACCAGTGCACATTTCCACCAATGTACAACCAAAGCTCCAGGCATCTGATTCTGGAGAAATGCCAATTGCATCATCCCAAAAGGGATTAAGTGATTTCTTCACAGGCTCCCATGCCTCAGGAGCAGTATAATTTGGGCTAAGCATTGTGCAATCCATGCATGAATGCACCCTTGCAGACTCACCCTCTGATCGAGCTTTCCTACATGCAGGCATTTTAAGAATTGCTGGAAGCCCATAATCAGAAACAACAGCATGACCATTTGAGTCCAGAAGAAGATTGGATGATTTGATATTCATACAAACAATGCCAGCTGCATGCAGCTCAGCCACACCACGAGCAATGTCTGCCCCGTACCTGCAGCCAGAGATGATAAGTACGTCAAGACACAATCATACGAACTACAAAACAAtagaaaaaagattgaaaagtATAGTCCAAagtcaaatatatttcacaaccTATGAACTATaagtttggtcaaaagtcaaatatatttcacaaccTATGAACTATAAATCCTTTGATTCATTTAGTGCGTAAATTTTTAACTCCTTGGCATGGAAAAGTTAGCTGGTtaagttaattttttttgagCAAACAAAGAAGTGCTAAAGTGATAGAAGAAAATCGTCCAATTCAGTAAACCCAGCACTTGGCATGGCAAAATTAGCTGATTAAGGTAATTTTTCTGAGCGAATAAACACGTGCAACTGTGATTGAAGACAATTATCCAATTCTGAAAGCCCAAGAGGCCTAATGATCATTTAAGTTCACCCACAACCAAGATTTCCTTGAGTAGGTAAGGTCATTATCACAGAGCTATTGCAGGAACGGTTACCCGTACCACAAAAGAGATAAATTATTAGTATGTCAGTTAGAGTCAGCTACAAAGAAAATAAACTGCAGTCTAACGAACAGCCATATGAAAACCAGGCCCCATGGAACCCACCTACATCTAATTTTGATTTAACGCATAACAAGGAACAAAATGATTTGCTCTACTATAATTCTCCAACATGATTATTGTATATGATATTGTAGTAACTAATTCTGTCAATAGCTACTAAGAGAAAAATCTCTCCTACAGtcttttttttggtaataactTTTTCATTAGTCAATTTTTTAGAATATGAGGATCAGAAATAAATTTTGTAAGACAACAGTCGAAGTACCAAGTGATACCCTACCTAAATTTTAAGGTCTACATAGAAACTATACTCGAAATTCATAATAGAAGATCCCTGGAAAGTTCAGTTGAAATAATCTATCAAGACTAAGAACAAAGCAGATATGTGTTACTAATTACACAATCATCCAATGACAAGCTGTAAACAATAATTGCCCTGCTGCTTTTAtagaaaataaaggaattgTCTAGTGCACTAACAGTGAATAAAATAACTCAGAGCAAATGATCCATTAAATCCTTTGTTTTAAACCCTAAAGACCCTGCTTGATGCCCATGGATTGACCGTCATCGTCACAAACAGGGAAAGGTAATTTCTCTACAACTATCATATCAGATTGAAAAGGCTATAGCCAAAAGCCTGGAACTAGTTAATTTGAGCACAACTTCAAATGTATGCCTTGACCAACATGAGTTTCTTCGAAACTCCTAACCATGAAAGACATGGTTCGCCGTCGCGCATCGTGGTCACTGTTGTTCCACATCCGTCG
Above is a window of Coffea eugenioides isolate CCC68of unplaced genomic scaffold, Ceug_1.0 ScVebR1_2294;HRSCAF=3297, whole genome shotgun sequence DNA encoding:
- the LOC113756412 gene encoding E3 ubiquitin-protein ligase KEG-like isoform X2 — encoded protein: MRLPCCTVCQNRYNEDERCPLLLQCGHGFCKDCLSKMFSASLETTLSCPRCRHISTIGNSVTALKKNYAILALINDSSASVTAASNYFSEEEEEDEDDDDMDERGGKLFSFGTSNTNHSSYNHDDEVDDEVAAARRRRRGAHAATSCGSGRIEVGMHQGLKLLRRIEGNGNRINGVSTSRRSAVVETWAAVMVGSNGKCRHKVAVKKLAVGEEMDIVWVQGKLDGLRKTSMWCRNVCAFHGATRMEDGSLGLVMDRCKGSVQTEMQRNEGRLTLEQILRYGADIARGVAELHAAGIVCMNIKSSNLLLDSNGHAVVSDYGLPAILKMPACRKARSEGESARVHSCMDCTMLSPNYTAPEAWEPVKKSLNPFWDDAIGISPESDAWSFGCTLVEMCTGSIPWAGLSAEEIYRAVVKARKQPPQYASVVGVGIPRELWKMIGECLQFRPSRRPTFSAMLATFLHHLQEIPCSPPASPENDLAKYPMANGMKSSNLIDLDLHQDNTNLLHRLVSEGDLNGVRELLARSASGQNGSLLCSLLEAQNSDGQTALHLACRRGSVELVEAILEYKEANVDVLDKDGDPPLVFALAAGSPECVHALIQKNANVKSVLREGLGPSVAHVCAYHGQPQCMRELLLAGANPNAVDDEGESVLHRAVAKKYTECAIVILENGGCKSMSFQNSKDLTPLHLCIMTWNVAIVKRWVELASREEIADAIDIPSRVGTALCMAAALKKEHEAAGRELVRILLAAGADPTAEDNQHGRTALHTAAMINDVQLVKVILDDGVDVNIRNMHNTIPLHVALARGAKSCVGLLLSAGANCNLQDDDGDNAFHIAADVAKMIRENLEWIIVMLRYPDAAVEARNHSGKTLCDYLEALPREWISEDLMEALMAKGVHLSPTIYQVGDWVKFKRSVTAPTYGWQGAKHKSVGFVQNVPDKDNLIVSFCSGEARVLANEVVKVIPLDRGQHVQLKQEVKEPRSSLTDPCSKINCMH
- the LOC113756412 gene encoding E3 ubiquitin-protein ligase KEG-like isoform X1, which produces MRLPCCTVCQNRYNEDERCPLLLQCGHGFCKDCLSKMFSASLETTLSCPRCRHISTIGNSVTALKKNYAILALINDSSASVTAASNYFSEEEEEDEDDDDMDERGGKLFSFGTSNTNHSSYNHDDEVDDEVAAARRRRRGAHAATSCGSGRIEVGMHQGLKLLRRIEGNGNRINGVSTSRRSAVVETWAAVMVGSNGKCRHKVAVKKLAVGEEMDIVWVQGKLDGLRKTSMWCRNVCAFHGATRMEDGSLGLVMDRCKGSVQTEMQRNEGRLTLEQILRYGADIARGVAELHAAGIVCMNIKSSNLLLDSNGHAVVSDYGLPAILKMPACRKARSEGESARVHSCMDCTMLSPNYTAPEAWEPVKKSLNPFWDDAIGISPESDAWSFGCTLVEMCTGSIPWAGLSAEEIYRAVVKARKQPPQYASVVGVGIPRELWKMIGECLQFRPSRRPTFSAMLATFLHHLQEIPCSPPASPENDLAKYPMANGMKSSNLIDLDLHQDNTNLLHRLVSEGDLNGVRELLARSASGQNGSLLCSLLEAQNSDGQTALHLACRRGSVELVEAILEYKEANVDVLDKDGDPPLVFALAAGSPECVHALIQKNANVKSVLREGLGPSVAHVCAYHGQPQCMRELLLAGANPNAVDDEGESVLHRAVAKKYTECAIVILENGGCKSMSFQNSKDLTPLHLCIMTWNVAIVKRWVELASREEIADAIDIPSRVGTALCMAAALKKEHEAAAGRELVRILLAAGADPTAEDNQHGRTALHTAAMINDVQLVKVILDDGVDVNIRNMHNTIPLHVALARGAKSCVGLLLSAGANCNLQDDDGDNAFHIAADVAKMIRENLEWIIVMLRYPDAAVEARNHSGKTLCDYLEALPREWISEDLMEALMAKGVHLSPTIYQVGDWVKFKRSVTAPTYGWQGAKHKSVGFVQNVPDKDNLIVSFCSGEARVLANEVVKVIPLDRGQHVQLKQEVKEPRSSLTDPCSKINCMH